A window from Pseudomonas frederiksbergensis encodes these proteins:
- the purE gene encoding 5-(carboxyamino)imidazole ribonucleotide mutase, with the protein MSALVGVIMGSKSDWSTLSHTADMLEKLGIPYEVKVVSAHRTPDLLFQYAEEAEARGIEVIIAGAGGAAHLPGMCAAKTHLPVLGVPVQSSMLSGVDSLLSIVQMPAGIPVATLAIGKAGAINAALLSASILGAKHPHFHAVLKKFRAEQTDSVLENPDPRIA; encoded by the coding sequence ATGAGCGCACTGGTTGGCGTGATCATGGGCTCCAAGTCCGATTGGTCCACCCTTAGCCACACCGCCGATATGCTGGAAAAGCTCGGCATTCCTTACGAGGTGAAAGTGGTCTCTGCCCACCGCACCCCGGACCTGCTCTTCCAGTACGCCGAAGAGGCTGAGGCGCGTGGCATCGAGGTGATCATCGCCGGTGCCGGCGGCGCGGCCCACTTGCCAGGCATGTGTGCGGCCAAGACCCACCTGCCGGTACTGGGCGTGCCGGTGCAGTCGTCGATGCTCTCGGGCGTCGATTCGCTGCTGTCTATCGTGCAGATGCCCGCGGGCATTCCGGTTGCCACCCTGGCCATCGGCAAAGCGGGCGCGATCAACGCAGCGCTGCTCTCGGCGAGCATTCTCGGCGCCAAGCACCCGCACTTCCATGCGGTGCTGAAAAAATTCCGCGCTGAACAGACAGACAGCGTCCTGGAAAATCCAGACCCACGCATCGCCTGA